The following are from one region of the Calypte anna isolate BGI_N300 chromosome 13, bCalAnn1_v1.p, whole genome shotgun sequence genome:
- the LOC115599115 gene encoding uncharacterized protein LOC115599115, producing the protein MPKGAGKSRPAHPLLLRRHRACTTHAPPTHTLLPRGTGDLPHPLPAPRSRSCPQGTGEQKALTGRGIPPSFQPRTPQWPRAAPRTVPERPRASRFPPPTPLFTIPAAPMLLLALEAGGTAERPQPAPPGGLAFRTLPAGSANGGRSGRGGSVPGESQPHGSSAAITAEAATAAAQSPSARACTGIRSPALCTRERPRLKKRARLQCVCECTHEERDRCGSQLCPQRRAHALSRCIPPFTFAVSATAWSRSPALTRSTGSAGGGGLGAELHTELGQEVRPCEPGPHRSPARFHFLKYSNMTAIHKKSMSQNSSSHREDDAGREARQCQDGPKRKATADAHERKLLNKPEQGMHEKLSFKTYDQ; encoded by the exons ATGCCGAAGGGGGCGGGGAAGAGCCGCCCGGCTCACCCTTTACTTCTCCGGCGGCACCGAGCCTGCACAACACACgcaccccccacacacacactgctgcccAGAGGAACCGGGGACCTTCCACACCCCCTCCCGGCCCCACGCAGCCGCTCCTGCCCCCAAGGAACCGGCGAGCAGAAGGCGCTAACGGGACGGGGCATTCCACCCTCCTTCCAACCCCGAACACCTCAGTGGCCCCGGGCAGCGCCCAGGACCGTCCCGGAGCGGCCCCGCGCCTCCCGCTTTCCGCCTCCCACCCCGTTATTTACCATCCCCGCCGCTCCCATGCTTCTCCTCGCCTTAGAGGCGGGCGGCACGGCGGAGCGACCGCAGCCGGCGCCCCCCGGTGGACTGGCGTTCCGCACTCTGCCCGCCGGCTCCGCCAACGGCGGCAGAAGCGGACGCGGCGGCTCCGTCCCCGGCGAGAGTCAACCGCACGGCAGCAGCGCCGCCATCACAGCAGAAGC CGCCACCGCAGCCGCGCAGAGCCCCAGTGCCCGCGCTTGTACCGGCATCCGCAGCCCCGCGCTCTGCACCCGGGAACGGCCGCgattaaaaaaaagagctcGGCTCCAATGTGTGTGTGAATGCACACACGAGGAAAGGGACCGGTGCGGTTCCCAGCTGTGTCCGCAGCGCAGGGCACACGCGCTGTCTCGGTGCATACCCCCGTTCACCTTTGCGGTGTCAGCGACCGCCTGGTCCCGCAGCCCCGCGCTTACCCGCAGCACGGGAAGTGCCGGTGGAGGGGGGTTGGGCGCGGAATTGCACACGGAGCTGGGTCAGGAGGTTCGACCCTGTGAGCCAGGGCCCCACAGAAGCCCCGCCAG ATTCCACTTTCTGAAGTACAGCAACATGACTGCAATACATAAGAAGAGCATGAGCCAGAACAGCAGTTCCCATAGGGAAGATGATGCTGGCAGAGAAGCCCGACAGTGCCAGGATGGCCCCAAGAGAAAGGCAACTGCTGACGCCCACGAGAGAAAACTTCTGAACAAACCAGAGCAAGGGATGCACGAGAAGCTGAGCTTTAAGACCTATGACCAGTAA